The region CGCTCTCCGTTGGCGAGGTTGCTGACGAGGATACGTTCGTGGGGAACGAGGCCGGTCAGATTCATCAACTCGGAATCGATGGTAAGGCTTCCTTCGTAGTCAAGGCTCGCTTCGGTCACGGTCGCGCGGTGAATTTTCGATTTTAGGATTTGGATCTGCATGAACGGCGCAATGCTCTCCACTGTGACGGCTCGGGACGATGCCGCCTTCGGCTTGGCGAAGCCCGGAGTCGCGAGAGGGATTTGGAGTCCTTCATTGACTCGAAAATCGGCGGTCACTATAAGAGCCGCAGATCCTGTTTCAATCTCAACTTTACCAAGCATTTTCACGATATGGGCACCACGCTGAGAGTCGGTATGATCGGTTATCGTTTCATGGGCAAGGCGCATTCCAACGCCTGGCGCCAAGCCTCCCATTTTTTCCCACTCAAAGCCGGAATCGAAATGAGCACGATCTGCGGACGCGATCCCCAAGGGGTCGAAACTGCCGCGGCCCAGTTGGGATGGAAATCCGCGTCCACCGACTGGAGGAAGGTTGTCGAGGACCCGAACATCGACATCGTGGATATCAATACTCCCAATGATTCCCATGCCGAGATTGCGATCGCCGCGGCTCGGAACGGCAAGCACATCCTTTGCGAGAAGCCCCTGGCCCTGACGGTCGCTCAGTGTGAGCAGATGCTGGCCGCTGCGAAAAAGGCCAAAGTGGTCCACATGGTGTGCCACAATTACCGCCGCATTCCGGCCATCGCCCACGCCAAGCGCATGATCGAGGAAGGCGCGCTGGGCGCGATTTACCATTACTACGCCCGCTACGCGCAGGACTGGATCGTGGATCCGAATTTTCCCCTGGTCTGGCGGTTGCAGAAAGGCGTCAGCGGCAGTGGCACGCATGGCGACATCAACGCGCACATCATCGATCTCGGGCGCTATCTGGTAGGTGAATTCAGCGAGGTTTGCGGGTTGATGCACACCTTCATCAAGGAAAGACCCATCGAAGACGGCGGCGGTAAAGGCGACGGTTTGGGCGGGAAAGGGGGGAGGAAGATGGGCAAGGTTACCGTGGATGACGCGGCGATGTTCATCGGACGCTTTAAGAATGGCGCCCTGGCAAATCTCGAGGCCACGCGTTTCGCCCTGGGAAGAAAGAACCACATTACGATCGAGATCAATGGGAGCAAAGGTTCTCTCAGCTTTGACTTCGAGGACATGAACCGGCTCAAGTTTTTCAACAACGAAGATCCAGGCGATCGCCAGGGATTTCGCGACATCCTCGTGACTCAGCCCGGCGGGGCGCATCCGTATGTGGGTGCCTGGTGGCCTCCCGGCCATATCCTCGGCTACGAGCACACGTTCGTTCACACGGTCGCAGACTTCGTGAACGCAGTCGTGGATGGCAAGCCGGTCCAACCCACCTTCGAAGACGGTCTTCGCAATGAACGCGTGCTCGAAGCGGTCGAGGCATCCGCCAAGTCCCGTCAGTGGGTTAAGGTGTAGTTCTCCGCTCTTGTGATTTGCACTGAAAGCGGCGGTCGCAAGGCCGCCGCTGCTTTGTCGTTCTGATCGGCAGGTCTGCGAAGGACGGTGACGATTACCCTCGCGACTCACTTGATGCTGAAGTTACTCACCGTTCCGCACCACGGCCCGACGGAGTTTTTTGGCTGAAATGGCGATTCAGCAGCGTCGAGATGCGCAAAAGTTGGGGCGCCAGAGGGCTGGCGCACTCCAAGACCTTGCGGATTCTCCACCCGCCCGGTTCGGAGGGATGGGCGAGGTTCTATCCCTCGTCCCTACCCCTCTGGACATTTGCGGATGCTCCGGGGTGGGGCTGAGCGGCGAAAAGCCCTTTGACCTTCTACCCGGAAGAGGGGAGAGTGTTCTGGTGGATCGAGCGTTTGCCTCAAGCAAGCGCGAGCCACACCTAAATCCATTCTGTTGTTCTATGGACGCTCGTTCCCAATTCCTTCTGAGCCTGCTGCTTGGTTTCACTTTGTGGTCTGGCCCAGGTATCCCTTGCGCTCTCGCCGTCGATCCCCAAGCTCCCACGTTGGGTTTGATCCCGGATCAATCCACCAGCCAGGGTGTTCCGTTGGAAATTTCCCTGGAGGTGCGCGATGCCGATACTCCTTCGTCCGGCCTCGCCCTTTCCGCCGCGGCGGATAACACCGCTCTATTGCCTGCCGGGTCCCTGCGCATTTCGGGAGGGCTGGTTTCACCGCGCCTGGAGATCCGGCCCGCGATCACTCAGCGCGGAGTCTCCGAGATTACGGTGGTGGCGCGAGATTCCGACGGGTTGTCGGCCGTCCGCCAATTTCGACTGACGGTGACGGCCCGGAATGTTCCGCCCGAAACGACGGGCATTCCCGATCAGTCCATCCGCGAGAATGAATCCACCTCCGAGCTCAAGTTTTTTGTGGCGGACGAGGAGAGTTCCTTTGAAAGCCTGAAGCTTTCCGGACAATCCTCCAATCCGGTGCTGGTCCCCTCCAGCGCGTTCGTGTTCGCCGGTGCGGGCTTTCAACGGTCCGTGGTCATTCGTCCCGCCCCGGGTCAGTCCGGCGAGGCGGAGCTGGCTGTGCTGGTGACCGATCCCGATGGCGGCACGACACCTATCCGATTCAAACTTCGGGTGATCCCGATTCATCAGAAGCCCACGGTGAGCGAAGTGCTGGATGTCACCCTGGAATCGACGACTGGCGCGGTGGTGGCCATTCCCTTCACCGTGGGTGATCCTGATTCTCCCTTGGAGAAGCTGAAGGTTTCGGCTCAATCCTCGGATCCTTCGTTCTTGCCGAATGGCGCGCTGCGACTCGACGGTGAGGGTGCTCACCGCGTTCTCCGCATCGAGCCCCGGGCGGGCAGGGCGGGTTCGAGTCGGATCGAGTTGACGGTGCGGGATGATCGTGACGCCACCGTCTCCACCTCCTTCGAGTTCCGGGTTTTGTTGGACGCGGAGAATGCAGTTCCGGCGGACTTCAACGGAGACGGTTTTCCGGACATCGTCCTGGAGGACCGGGATGGATTTCTCGCCTGCGCGTTTTTGCAGGATCGTTTTCTGGTGGGCAGCGCCTTCTTTGATCCGTCGCACATCGGCGACCGTGCCTGGCGTTTGATCAACACGGCGGACTTCAACCAGGATCGAAAGCCCGATCTTTTGTTCCAGCACCGGGACGGTGATCTGGCGGCGTGGACGATGGACGGGGTGCGGATGAAGGGTGTGTTGAATTTTTCGCCTGCACGTCACAATGAACCGGGGTGGTTTTTGATCACGATGGCGGATATTTACGGCGATGGCACACGCGATTTCTTTTTCCAACACGCGGACGGAAGACTTTCGGCCTGGTTAATGAACGGCACGACGCTGTCCGCCAGCGCTTCTTTGAATCCGGGTGCGGTGCAGGACGCGCGGTGGCGCTTGG is a window of Verrucomicrobiota bacterium DNA encoding:
- a CDS encoding VCBS repeat-containing protein, which translates into the protein MDARSQFLLSLLLGFTLWSGPGIPCALAVDPQAPTLGLIPDQSTSQGVPLEISLEVRDADTPSSGLALSAAADNTALLPAGSLRISGGLVSPRLEIRPAITQRGVSEITVVARDSDGLSAVRQFRLTVTARNVPPETTGIPDQSIRENESTSELKFFVADEESSFESLKLSGQSSNPVLVPSSAFVFAGAGFQRSVVIRPAPGQSGEAELAVLVTDPDGGTTPIRFKLRVIPIHQKPTVSEVLDVTLESTTGAVVAIPFTVGDPDSPLEKLKVSAQSSDPSFLPNGALRLDGEGAHRVLRIEPRAGRAGSSRIELTVRDDRDATVSTSFEFRVLLDAENAVPADFNGDGFPDIVLEDRDGFLACAFLQDRFLVGSAFFDPSHIGDRAWRLINTADFNQDRKPDLLFQHRDGDLAAWTMDGVRMKGVLNFSPARHNEPGWFLITMADIYGDGTRDFFFQHADGRLSAWLMNGTTLSASASLNPGAVQDARWRLVGSSYLNSDGHPDLLFQHQDGTLGYWKLSGLRLIEPGLLQPSHPGSGWRVVVVQDFDQDGTRDLMFQHDDGSLGIWYLKGTTLREAHFVDPSNPGIHWRVAGPR
- a CDS encoding Gfo/Idh/MocA family oxidoreductase; amino-acid sequence: MGTTLRVGMIGYRFMGKAHSNAWRQASHFFPLKAGIEMSTICGRDPQGVETAAAQLGWKSASTDWRKVVEDPNIDIVDINTPNDSHAEIAIAAARNGKHILCEKPLALTVAQCEQMLAAAKKAKVVHMVCHNYRRIPAIAHAKRMIEEGALGAIYHYYARYAQDWIVDPNFPLVWRLQKGVSGSGTHGDINAHIIDLGRYLVGEFSEVCGLMHTFIKERPIEDGGGKGDGLGGKGGRKMGKVTVDDAAMFIGRFKNGALANLEATRFALGRKNHITIEINGSKGSLSFDFEDMNRLKFFNNEDPGDRQGFRDILVTQPGGAHPYVGAWWPPGHILGYEHTFVHTVADFVNAVVDGKPVQPTFEDGLRNERVLEAVEASAKSRQWVKV